A window from Diachasmimorpha longicaudata isolate KC_UGA_2023 chromosome 5, iyDiaLong2, whole genome shotgun sequence encodes these proteins:
- the LOC135162674 gene encoding uncharacterized protein LOC135162674 isoform X2 translates to MRLEEDLVIRRSRPTMISAKYRAREERRRLLKISAGKLRRIEDPEASLCRSVLINNAVRRLQRENRDEKTRNYGLPMVGYLDDSSKENKASGNMMMESENISKKRFGEELRGSELVTSKRQRHDELDLQDDVFSDFYILPPTPRLLAHPEDPQHQENSSNTLDNYHNRHESPRMTNNMNNNSLFITDDMSSLPCDQPPTIMMDSTEIECEERICDFSRFTDSAKSLEERLVELQSLDEHFDLTKFERNNNQSCGRAFHDIQTFHSLVPGLET, encoded by the exons ATGCGATTGGAGGAAGATCTGGTGATCCGTAGAAGCCGTCCAACGATGATTTCCGCGAAATACCGTGCCAGAGAGGAGCGAAGAcgtcttttaaaaatttccgctGGAAAACTCAGGAGAATCGAAGACCCAGAGGCCAGTCTTTGCCGCTCCGTCCTAATAAACAACGCAGTCAGACGACTTCAACGTGAGAACAGAGACGAAAAGACGAGGAATTATGGCCTGCCAATGGTGGGATACTTAGATGATTCCTCAAAAGAGAATAAAGCTAGTGGGAACATGATGATGGAGTCTGAAAATATATCCAAAAAACG ATTTGGTGAGGAACTCCGAGGAAGTGAACTCGTTACCTCCAAGCGTCAGAGGCACGACGAACTGGACCTTCAGGACGATGTTTTCAGTGATTTCTATATCCTTCCGCCCACCCCACGTCTCCTTGCTCACCCAGAAGATCCCCAGCATCAAGAAAATTCAAGTAATACTCTGGACAACTATCACAACCGCCACGAGAGCCCACGAATGACTAACAATATGAATAACAATAGTTTATTTATCACCGATGATATGTCATCACTTCCCTGCGACCAACCACCAACAATAATGATGGACTCGACGGAAATTGAGTGTGAAGAACgaatttgtgatttttcaagATTCACAGACTCAGCGAAAAGTTTAGAGGAGAGACTTGTGGAATTGCAATCACTCGATGAGCACTTTGACTTGACTAAATTCGAGAGGAACAACAATCAGAGCTGTGGCAGAGCCTTCCACGATATTCAAACTTTCCACAGTCTTGTACCAGGACTTGAGACCtag
- the LOC135162674 gene encoding uncharacterized protein LOC135162674 isoform X1, which yields MLDFEQQANQAQALASLDENWHLLEDVKMRLEEDLVIRRSRPTMISAKYRAREERRRLLKISAGKLRRIEDPEASLCRSVLINNAVRRLQRENRDEKTRNYGLPMVGYLDDSSKENKASGNMMMESENISKKRFGEELRGSELVTSKRQRHDELDLQDDVFSDFYILPPTPRLLAHPEDPQHQENSSNTLDNYHNRHESPRMTNNMNNNSLFITDDMSSLPCDQPPTIMMDSTEIECEERICDFSRFTDSAKSLEERLVELQSLDEHFDLTKFERNNNQSCGRAFHDIQTFHSLVPGLET from the exons ACGTCAAGATGCGATTGGAGGAAGATCTGGTGATCCGTAGAAGCCGTCCAACGATGATTTCCGCGAAATACCGTGCCAGAGAGGAGCGAAGAcgtcttttaaaaatttccgctGGAAAACTCAGGAGAATCGAAGACCCAGAGGCCAGTCTTTGCCGCTCCGTCCTAATAAACAACGCAGTCAGACGACTTCAACGTGAGAACAGAGACGAAAAGACGAGGAATTATGGCCTGCCAATGGTGGGATACTTAGATGATTCCTCAAAAGAGAATAAAGCTAGTGGGAACATGATGATGGAGTCTGAAAATATATCCAAAAAACG ATTTGGTGAGGAACTCCGAGGAAGTGAACTCGTTACCTCCAAGCGTCAGAGGCACGACGAACTGGACCTTCAGGACGATGTTTTCAGTGATTTCTATATCCTTCCGCCCACCCCACGTCTCCTTGCTCACCCAGAAGATCCCCAGCATCAAGAAAATTCAAGTAATACTCTGGACAACTATCACAACCGCCACGAGAGCCCACGAATGACTAACAATATGAATAACAATAGTTTATTTATCACCGATGATATGTCATCACTTCCCTGCGACCAACCACCAACAATAATGATGGACTCGACGGAAATTGAGTGTGAAGAACgaatttgtgatttttcaagATTCACAGACTCAGCGAAAAGTTTAGAGGAGAGACTTGTGGAATTGCAATCACTCGATGAGCACTTTGACTTGACTAAATTCGAGAGGAACAACAATCAGAGCTGTGGCAGAGCCTTCCACGATATTCAAACTTTCCACAGTCTTGTACCAGGACTTGAGACCtag